The Candida dubliniensis CD36 chromosome 2, complete sequence genome contains a region encoding:
- a CDS encoding RNA polymerase II mediator complex subunit, putative (Similar to S. cerevisiae MED8;~In S. cerevisiae: subunit of the RNA polymerase II mediator complex; associates with core polymerase subunits to form the RNA polymerase II holoenzyme; essential for transcriptional regulation.): MSQTPFNPNSPSVPTSLPPSTDFSQIPYDVLESIRNRLNQIRQSLTKLADQINNHNRHPQKIKLPSYSYFQNQFQVLITQLMSITNQLYNNEDLLRNTNVYPTPIFPTSAHENMLTTLLRKKVAPEVDEWINGAKLIMENESKNKSKNKNKNKFDQQVDLLKMDQWVQLCLAKIQELRDEFQFYGFHTVEELDHMETPQGKQEIKEKKDKEFEREQIELKITAGGQKGLHPNQVLKFMCQGQI, from the coding sequence ATGAGTCAAACACCATTCAACCCTAATTCACCATCAGTTCCAACCTCATTACCTCCTCTGACAGATTTTAGTCAAATCCCTTATGATGTATTAGAATCAATTAGAAATcgattaaatcaaattcgTCAATCACTAACCAAATTAGCtgatcaaataaataatcataatcgTCATCCACAAAAGATCAAATTACCTTCATATCtgtattttcaaaatcaatttcaagtaTTAATTACTCAATTAATGTCAATAactaatcaattatataataatgaagatcTTTTACGTAATACCAATGTTTATCCAACTCCAATTTTCCCTACTTCTGCTCATGAAAATATGTTAACCACATTATTAAGGAAAAAAGTTGCCCCTGAAGTTGATGAATGGATAAATGGTGCTAAATTAATTATGGAAAATGAaagtaaaaataaaagtaaaaataaaaataaaaataaatttgatcaacaagtagatttattaaaaatggaTCAATGGGTTCAATTATGTCTTGCCAAAATTCAAGAATTACGTGATGAATTCCAATTTTATGGGTTTCATACAGTAGAAGAATTGGATCATATGGAAACTCCACAGGggaaacaagaaattaaagagaaaaaggataaagaatttgaacgagaacaaattgaattgaaaataactGCTGGAGGTCAAAAAGGGTTACATCCAAATCAAGTATTGAAATTCATGTGTCAAGGTCAGATATGA